Proteins co-encoded in one Pseudoxanthobacter soli DSM 19599 genomic window:
- the urtA gene encoding urea ABC transporter substrate-binding protein, with protein sequence MVGAVALAGAQHAKAADDTIKVGVLHSLSGTMAISETTLKDTVLMLIDEQNKKGGLLGKKLEAVVVDPASNWPLFAEKARELLTKDKVAAVFGCWTSVSRKSVLPVFEELNGILFYPVQYEGEESSKNIFYTGAAPNQQAIPAVDYLMENEGVQRWVLEGTDYVYPRTTNKILEAYLKSKGVKAEDISINYTPFGFSDWQTRVAEIKKFGSEGKKTAVVSTINGDANVPFYKELANQGIKATDIPVVAFSVGEEELAGIDTKPLVGHLAAWNYFESVDTPENAEFIKKWKEFIKNDKRVTNDPMEATYIGFNMWVKAVEKAGTTDPSKVIPDMIGVSVPNLSGGYSAMMPNHHITKPVLIGEIQDNGQFEIVSETPGLIVAQEWSPYLEGSRDLIADWRSPMSCGNFNVKTGKCGGAGAAN encoded by the coding sequence ATGGTTGGTGCCGTGGCCCTCGCCGGTGCCCAGCATGCCAAGGCCGCCGACGACACCATCAAGGTCGGCGTGCTGCACTCGCTGTCCGGCACCATGGCGATCTCGGAGACCACGCTGAAGGACACCGTCCTGATGCTGATCGACGAGCAGAACAAGAAGGGCGGCCTGCTCGGCAAGAAGCTCGAGGCGGTGGTCGTCGATCCCGCCTCCAACTGGCCGCTGTTCGCCGAGAAGGCCCGCGAGCTCCTGACCAAGGACAAGGTCGCGGCGGTGTTCGGCTGCTGGACGTCGGTGTCGCGCAAGTCCGTGCTGCCGGTGTTCGAGGAGCTGAACGGCATCCTGTTCTACCCGGTGCAGTACGAAGGCGAGGAATCCTCGAAGAACATCTTCTACACCGGCGCCGCCCCGAACCAGCAGGCGATCCCGGCCGTCGACTATCTGATGGAGAACGAGGGCGTCCAGCGCTGGGTGCTTGAAGGCACCGACTACGTCTATCCGCGCACGACCAACAAGATCCTCGAGGCCTACCTGAAGTCCAAGGGCGTGAAGGCCGAGGACATCTCGATCAACTACACGCCGTTCGGCTTCTCCGACTGGCAGACCCGCGTCGCCGAGATCAAGAAGTTCGGCTCCGAGGGCAAGAAGACCGCCGTGGTCTCCACCATCAACGGCGACGCCAACGTGCCGTTCTACAAGGAACTCGCCAACCAGGGCATCAAGGCCACCGACATCCCGGTCGTCGCCTTCTCGGTCGGCGAAGAGGAACTCGCCGGCATCGACACCAAGCCGCTCGTCGGCCACCTCGCCGCGTGGAACTACTTCGAGTCCGTCGACACGCCGGAGAACGCCGAGTTCATCAAGAAGTGGAAAGAGTTCATCAAGAACGACAAGCGCGTGACCAACGACCCGATGGAAGCCACCTATATCGGCTTCAACATGTGGGTTAAGGCGGTCGAGAAGGCCGGCACCACCGATCCGAGCAAGGTCATCCCGGACATGATCGGCGTCTCGGTCCCGAACCTCTCGGGCGGCTACTCGGCGATGATGCCGAACCACCACATCACCAAGCCCGTGCTGATCGGCGAGATCCAGGACAACGGCCAGTTCGAGATCGTGTCCGAGACCCCCGGCCTGATCGTCGCGCAGGAATGGTCCCCGTACCTCGAGGGTTCCCGCGACCTGATCGCCGACTGGCGCTCGCCGATGTCGTGCGGAAACTTCAACGTCAAGACCGGCAAGTGCGGCGGCGCCGGCGCAGCGAACTGA